From one Microlunatus sp. Gsoil 973 genomic stretch:
- a CDS encoding GNAT family N-acetyltransferase, whose protein sequence is MSHRYWPLFGLRLRTADLELRVATEADLVELADILPDDVELDPGLPGYDFGDPHLARGAAIFQGYWRAFGNWRPDSWAVPFLVLRDGELIGQQVLEGDDFPRLRTVDSSSHLATRARGRGYGKQMRDAVLALAFGPLEATCAITSAWRDNQASLGVSRALGYRPNGQRLHRRGESADVMIHLRLSREDWLARVDRPRVEIIGYEECRPLFGL, encoded by the coding sequence GTGAGCCATCGATACTGGCCGTTGTTCGGATTGCGGTTGAGAACCGCCGACCTCGAACTTCGTGTCGCGACCGAAGCCGACCTGGTCGAACTGGCAGACATCCTCCCCGACGATGTCGAGCTCGACCCCGGATTGCCCGGCTACGACTTCGGCGATCCGCACCTCGCGCGGGGCGCCGCGATCTTCCAGGGCTATTGGCGGGCGTTCGGGAATTGGCGGCCGGATTCCTGGGCGGTGCCGTTCCTCGTGCTGCGCGATGGTGAACTGATCGGCCAGCAGGTTTTGGAGGGTGATGACTTCCCCCGGCTTCGTACGGTCGACTCCTCCTCACACCTGGCCACCCGGGCCCGGGGTCGGGGATATGGGAAACAGATGCGAGATGCCGTTCTCGCCCTGGCGTTCGGACCGCTCGAGGCGACCTGCGCGATCACGTCGGCGTGGCGGGACAATCAGGCGTCGTTGGGCGTCTCGAGAGCCCTCGGCTACCGGCCGAACGGGCAGCGACTGCATCGTCGCGGCGAGAGCGCCGACGTCATGATCCACTTGCGGCTGAGTCGGGAGGATTGGCTGGCGCGGGTCGACCGGCCGCGCGTGGAGATCATCGGCTACGAAGAGTGTCGGCCGTTGTTCGGTTTGTGA
- a CDS encoding GAF and ANTAR domain-containing protein, with translation MSFVKFSYSRLDQFETVNRRGDHTLAQAMAHAALFLNEPAEDLETILARLADVAHQMIADVDMASISVTSRDGISTKAATDQAARDLDQLQYDFQEGPCLDALLDPDKAEVVVDDMSCERRWPRYAQAAAGRGYRSQMGIKIYREGRSAGGLNLYSLRANAFGDETRAAAEIFAVHAAIAMDKVRTVTNLTDALGSQQTIGQAVGIVMRTYTVDEDAAFNYLTRVSQTTNTKLRDVAAQIVAALTVEARVNRDGARNGSRPCRVAVAPAPTVGGDGATS, from the coding sequence GTGTCCTTCGTCAAATTCTCCTACAGCCGGCTCGACCAGTTCGAAACCGTCAACCGTCGCGGAGACCACACCCTGGCCCAAGCCATGGCCCACGCCGCACTGTTCCTGAACGAGCCCGCAGAAGACCTCGAAACGATCTTGGCTCGCCTGGCCGACGTCGCACACCAAATGATCGCCGACGTGGACATGGCCAGCATCTCCGTGACGTCCCGTGACGGCATCAGCACCAAGGCCGCAACCGACCAAGCCGCCCGTGATCTTGACCAACTCCAGTACGACTTCCAGGAAGGGCCTTGTCTCGACGCCCTGCTCGACCCGGACAAGGCCGAAGTGGTCGTCGACGACATGAGCTGTGAACGACGTTGGCCCCGCTACGCCCAGGCTGCTGCCGGTCGCGGCTATCGCTCCCAGATGGGGATCAAGATCTACCGCGAGGGCCGTAGTGCCGGCGGGCTCAACCTCTACTCCCTGCGAGCCAACGCCTTCGGCGACGAAACACGAGCGGCCGCCGAGATCTTCGCAGTCCACGCTGCGATCGCGATGGACAAGGTTCGCACTGTCACCAATCTGACCGATGCGCTGGGCAGCCAGCAGACGATCGGTCAGGCCGTTGGCATCGTCATGCGCACCTACACCGTCGACGAGGACGCTGCCTTCAATTACCTCACCCGCGTCTCGCAAACAACGAACACCAAGCTTCGTGACGTGGCCGCCCAGATAGTCGCGGCGTTGACGGTCGAAGCGCGAGTCAACCGCGACGGCGCCCGCAACGGTTCGCGCCCGTGCCGAGTTGCGGTTGCCCCAGCACCGACGGTCGGGGGAGACGGCGCGACGTCATAG
- a CDS encoding epoxide hydrolase family protein, protein MSAAPRSVQRMAEPTPFSIAVADEVLVDLADRLARSRLLDDSPRRPPSGMSGAYLRELVATWQSWDWRGREAWLNRHSQYTADVGDTTLHFVHARSARTDAAALLVMHGWPHTFALQLDFADLLRDFHVVIPSLPGFAFSTPYADGPMTEFRIAETMHRLMTETLGYDSYLTHGEDVSANVSDLIAAIYPGAVAGILVTHAHFPSAAERARLTASDEIAFFERLSAFHLSDGGYGHLQATRPDTLAVALNDSPAGLLAWIAEKLVEWSDTPAGAPSAVERRISRDRILTDAMLYWVTRSIGASFRPYYEGADRPAPMPPVEVPASIHIQRHEADYPESLARAYYSDIRTFERLQEGGHFTVAEVPALMADRVRAFAGELGLR, encoded by the coding sequence ATGTCCGCGGCCCCGCGTAGCGTACAACGCATGGCCGAGCCCACCCCATTCTCCATCGCCGTGGCCGACGAGGTCCTGGTCGATCTCGCCGACCGCCTGGCGCGGTCGCGGCTTCTCGACGACTCTCCGCGCCGGCCGCCGTCCGGCATGTCCGGGGCGTACCTGCGTGAGCTGGTCGCGACCTGGCAGTCCTGGGACTGGCGTGGAAGGGAGGCGTGGCTGAATCGGCACTCGCAGTACACCGCTGATGTGGGAGACACGACGCTCCACTTCGTCCACGCGCGCTCGGCCCGCACCGATGCGGCTGCGCTCCTCGTGATGCACGGATGGCCGCACACGTTCGCGTTGCAGCTCGACTTCGCCGACCTGCTGCGCGACTTCCACGTCGTGATCCCGAGCCTGCCGGGCTTCGCGTTCTCGACGCCCTACGCCGACGGGCCGATGACCGAGTTTCGAATAGCCGAGACGATGCACCGTCTGATGACCGAGACGCTCGGCTATGACAGCTACCTCACCCACGGCGAAGATGTGTCGGCGAACGTGAGCGACCTGATCGCAGCCATTTATCCGGGGGCCGTGGCAGGCATCCTGGTCACCCACGCACACTTTCCGTCCGCTGCGGAGCGCGCGCGGCTCACAGCCTCGGACGAGATCGCCTTCTTCGAACGTCTCTCGGCGTTCCATCTATCCGACGGCGGATATGGGCATCTCCAGGCGACGCGGCCGGACACTCTTGCCGTTGCGCTCAACGACTCCCCCGCCGGCCTGCTTGCCTGGATCGCCGAGAAGCTTGTGGAGTGGAGCGATACGCCGGCCGGTGCTCCGTCCGCTGTGGAACGTCGCATCTCTCGGGACCGAATTCTCACTGACGCGATGCTCTACTGGGTCACCCGGTCGATCGGTGCGTCGTTCCGGCCCTATTACGAGGGCGCCGACCGGCCGGCGCCGATGCCGCCAGTCGAGGTGCCCGCATCGATCCACATCCAACGGCATGAGGCCGACTACCCCGAGTCGCTCGCTCGAGCCTATTACAGCGATATCCGCACGTTCGAGCGACTGCAGGAGGGCGGGCACTTCACGGTTGCGGAAGTTCCGGCCCTGATGGCAGATCGGGTACGAGCCTTCGCTGGCGAACTCGGGTTGCGCTGA